Proteins from one Panthera leo isolate Ple1 chromosome D1, P.leo_Ple1_pat1.1, whole genome shotgun sequence genomic window:
- the EIF3F gene encoding eukaryotic translation initiation factor 3 subunit F: MATPAAPASASAATPAPAAAPAAAPPSVPVPSPTPASAPAPSPAPAPVPAPTPAPASSSDAAAAAVTTAAPGQTSASAPAPAQTPAQSLPGPALPGPFPGGRVVRLHPVILASIVDSYERRNEGAARVIGTLLGTVDKHSVEVTNCFSVPHNESEDEVAVDMEFAKNMYELHKKVSPNELILGWYATGHDITEHSVLIHEYYSREAPNPIHLTVDTSLQNGRMSIKAYVSTLMGVPGRTMGVMFTPLTVKYAYYDTERIGVDLIMKTCFSPNRVIGLSSDLQQVGGASARIQDALSTVLQYAEDVLSGKVSADNTVGRFLMSLVNQVPKIVPDDFETMLNSNINDLLMVTYLANLTQSQIALNEKLVNL, translated from the exons ATGGCCACACCGGCAGCACCGGCGAGTGCGTCTGCCGCTACTCCAGCTCCAGCCGCAGCTCCAGCCGCGGCCCCACCCTCGGTCCCAGTCCCGTCCCCAACCCCAGCCTCAGCGCCAGCCCCGTCTCCTGCTCCAGCGCCGGTTCCGGCTCCAACGCCGGCTCCAGCCTCATCCTCAGACGCGGCGGCTGCAGCGGTTACGACCGCGGCTCCGGGCCAGACCTCGGCCTCAGCGCCGGCCCCAGCGCAGACCCCTGCGCAGTCACTGCCCGGTCCTGCTCTTCCAGGCCCCTTCCCCGGCGGCCGTGTGGTCCGGCTGCACCCGGTCATTTTGGCCTCCATCGTGGACAGCTACGAGCGACGCAACGAGGGCGCTGCCCGAGTTATCGGCACCCTGCTGG GCACCGTTGACAAGCATTCAGTGGAGGTCACTAACTGCTTTTCAGTGCCACACAACGAGTCAGAAGATGAG GTGGCTGTTGACATGGAATTCGCTAAGAACATGTATGAATTACACAAGAAAGTCTCTCCAAATGAGCTCATTCTGGGCTG GTATGCTACAGGCCATGACATTACAGAGCATTCTGTGCTGATCCATGAGTACTATAGCCGGGAAGCCCCCAACCCCATTCACCTCACCGTGGACACGAGCCTCCAGAATGGCCGCATGAGCATCAAGGCCTATGTCAG cactTTAATGGGTGTCCCTGGGAGGACCATGGGGGTCATGTTCACACCTCTGACCGTGAAATACGCGTATTATGACACTGAACGCATCGGAG TTGACCTGATCATGAAGACCTGTTTTAGCCCCAACCGGGTGATCGGACTTTCAAGTGACTTGCAGCAAGTAGGAGGGGCATCGGCTCGCATCCAGGATGCCCTGAGCACAGTGTTGCAGTATGCAGAGGATGTGCTG TCCGGAAAGGTGTCTGCTGACAATACTGTGGGCCGcttcttgatgagtctggttaACCAAGTACCCAAGATTGTTCCTGATGACTTTGAGACCATGCTCAATAGCAACATCAAT gaCCTGCTGATGGTGACCTACCTGGCCAATCTCACGCAGTCACAGATTGCCCTCAATGAGAAACTTGTAAACCTGTGA